The sequence below is a genomic window from Pempheris klunzingeri isolate RE-2024b chromosome 12, fPemKlu1.hap1, whole genome shotgun sequence.
TGTGCCTCCTCGCTTTCTGAGCAACAGCCTAAATGTACAACACACAtctgtctccatcacacacaaCATTGCTGAAACACTGTGATGATGCACTCTGAGTCTGAACAGCTGAACCTGCAAAGGACACCTGCGGGGGTCACGATGTCATCCACTTAGTGGCTCCCACACCCTGTTTCAACTCCACTATTGACTGAAGATGAAAGCAGCAAGCTGACACACTGCAACAGAACAAAATACGGAACCAAGTCTAACAAATACaagcacaagaagaagaaatgcagcatCATCcctaattttgtttttattttatcataaagAATTTCTGAGAGGTTCTTACTACCTGACCATTAGTCATAGTCTGACCATAGATAATGCTGCTTAAAATCCTGACAATAATATACATTAACTATTTCCCACTTTAATTCATGTCACTATAACATATTCCCATGCATTTGATTTGCTTATACGCAGTATGTGGGATTTAGGGGCGTTAAGCAGTAAGGTTGCAAATTGCAGCCAAGTGAATAACCCTTAGCTCACCCCTACCTTTCGAGAAACTACTGTGGCCTTTGCAAATAATAAGtgtgatcctccatttgtcaaaatTTGGGCTTTCAACAGAAATGGTTAGCTAGCACCAGCAACCACATATTCCACTTCCTCTTCATGTTCTTCCAACCAGTGCATTGcaccaccaaattcaagcttCCACTGCAAtggaaaacacaacatgacagaCTCCATGAAAGCAGGTTCACTCCCTATGTAGATATAGGGCTCATTCCAagctaacaaaaacacagtgactCTTGGTTTCAGGTGATTGTACACCACTGGAAACATATTTATGAATATAAAAGGTTATGATCCCACTTGCAGCTTCTACTCTCACTCAACATCCacagatgttttttggcaggaAAAAGTAATTAAAGCATTGTTTTGCCAGCTGCTCTACATTTGTAAAATTTTGCAAGCAGAAAAATCATGATGGAAATGCTGCACATTTTCAAACCATGTACAAGAGGAAAAGTTGAGGCATCCTGCTCACTTCACAAAGCTAAGCCTCTCAACTCCCAGTTTTTCTTTGCACCATCAagtagaacagaacagaactattaaaaatatattcaacGGACAATCAGAAATAATCTTTTCTGTTGCAAGGATAGAAGCAATCGAAGTCATTTAAGGGAACTGACAAAAGATGtcacactgagaaaaacaggTTGGAAGCAGGTTGTTCGTCATGACTCAGACATGAACTGGGTTTTGGCTCTGATTAGCCCAATTATTTTTCCCTTGATGTAACATGTAAGACACCAGTATTCAAAGCTCTGATCTTTGACCTCTGTATCTTTCATTTCACCAAACATTACATCAGTTAAAATGGTTGGTTGGTTTTAATAGTTTGGTCAGAACTGcactgttttttgtgtgtttttcatgttcTATGCCAAATCcctggaaaaacattttgagcTCTGGCTGCAATTACCACCTAATTAACTGTAATAAAACACTTTCTGCTTTGTTGCAAATGCAAACAGCTTTAATCTTCTCTCAAATGGTTTGTTGTGCTATTCAAAAATTGATTCTTGGCCTGCTTTTCCACAGAGGCCTGTAATGAAGCAAGTATTAACTCGCTTATCTGCTTTTCTTGTTCTCTGCATTAATATTGAAACTCTGCTTTCACACTAATTCCttataaatgactttaattttCTGAAGACTAATCCAAAAACAACGAAGGCGGGTGGTGAGGTAAAGGGGCAGCAGAGAATGGACCATGCTGTTCGCCTTACGAGTTGCAAACTCAGTGGTAAATGATTTTGTTGTGGACCGCATCTACTAACTATTAACTACTAATCTTGTCGCAAGCCTAATCAGTATGTTAAAGGACCATATACATAAATGAACCCATACCCATACTACTAGAGTTAAGAGACTAAAAGAATCAAAATGCTGGCATTGTCCTTTAAAGGTGCTTCTGATGCTGACCTCTGTCTGAACTTTACAGTTTCCTCCTCTTAATTCTTTTCTGAAgtaaaaaatgtgttgaattgttccatcagaggaaacagagcCTGACACAACACAGCTTGATGCCGCTCTTGTTTAGAGTTTTAACTCACAGCTCAAAACTCAATGTTGATTCATTGTAACAACCTTTTTCATGAAAAGGGCAGAAaccatattttacattttacatgttaCATTAGTACAGAAACTGAAGTATAACATTCAGGGGTTCAGTGTATTAAATTTGAGTTCAGTTACATTTCAGTTCTCTAGTCAGTTCAGACTTTCAGTTCCTAGAAATCATCATTTAATCTCCAACCTTTCTGTCTGAAGTAGGTTGAAGAACTAGTCCTGGGCCGATGCAAAAACTTTCAGATTGATATTAAACCTTAAACCGGACTGGGTGTTAATACCAGATTTTATCACTAGGTGTCACACGTGACTCAGCCGCTCCCAAGTGGAACATAACGAAAGTCGACGAATGTGAGTGCACCATGATCAGGACAACTGAACAAACCATTCAACTTAACTTTTCTTCTTGTAAAgtttaacatcaaaataaaaacaaatgttgaatTAGACCAACAAGATGCAATTAGCATggtcatgaaaaaaaaaagttaaaagtcaGCGTCACGTCTACCCAGCTGATCTTTGCTTTGAGCCTCAGAGGCTAACGTACTACTTTAAGTGTCTGTCTTGTGTATACAGCATCTGTTCAGGTGTCAATGTTGGATTTTACCTAATAAAACACCATAAGGAGCTCAATTCAGCCCTTTTATCTGCTTTAGCTTTTAGGTTTTATTCAACAAAATCCATTGTTCCAATGCTGTGTACACAGGACAGACACTAACAACAAAGATAGGTAACTTTACTCGGACAGTAGTGGCTCTGTTTATAGCCTAAACTTAACATAATGCTGTGTTACTCACGTTGTCATATTACTTATCATTAATGCAATGGATTTAGCGCCATCTGCCTTAACGGAGTGGAAAAACCAGAAACTGACCCAACCCCGCTGATAACTTAATAAATCTTTTTCCATGTAGATaagtacaaacacaaaaattaaacaacacaatccagcagttacagaggaaaaaaatcaataaattttCATATTGGCATTTTATCTGAAGCTTAGAATGGATGTTGACGTCTCTCTCATGTTTCGACGTCTCTCAGGCTTTGAGGGGTTGTAAGGTCTTCAAAGtcctttattatttcaaaagATTCAAAACACCATAGAGAACAAGTTTAATCACACTTAAGTTTAAGCTTTAATTTTGAAGGCAGCATAGCCTAACTCCCTGTTTAGTTATGGCTTCCAGTCCACTCGGTGCAGTTTCCATCCTATCCATCCTGGTGGATTTGTCCTGGTATTAGAGCATCACTTTCAAGCCCTGCCGCTGAGGTGAACGGCGTGATTGTCTCCAAGGAGATTTCCGGGTCATCCTCCAGTTGGACCGtggcaggaagcagcagcagtcggTTGTGGCCCCGGGAGCCATTGGAGATGATCGACTCCTCGTCAAACTGAGCGCTCATGTCCTGCAGATGGTCCGAGCTGATGGTGCAAGGATGTTGCTGGGGCTGTGCAGGGATCAGCGCCTCCTTGTGGAGTGTCGTGTCATGGTGGTACGAAACAAGCTCATCGCTGAAGTTCACAGCTTCCACAGTGTTGTTTGAGCAGATGTGGTTGCAACCGAGAATGGTGGCGAAGGCCCGGCGGAAGTCTGCGTTGAAGGCGTAAATGACTGGGTTGAGGGAAGAGTTGGCCCAGCCGAACCAGACAAAGACAGTGAAGGTGGTGTCGCTGACACAGGGTGGGTCACAGAATGGGACCGTGCAGTTGAGGACGAAGAATGGCAGCCAGCAAAAGACAAACACCCCCATGATAATGGAAAGTGTCTTTAGGACTTTGGTTTCCTTCCTAAATGATGACTTTAATGATGCCTCATCGTTGGgcctgtgttgctgctgctggttccGGTTCACACTGTGGCCTTGGTTCTGTGCCTGCTCCGCCGCCCTCTCCAAAGACGTGATCCGGCGGATTTGGGTCTGAGCAATCCTGTAGATCCTCGTATATGTTGCAATCATGATCACCACCGGGATGTAGAAgctgatgagggaggaggagatggcGTAGGTTTTATTCAGGTTGGCGACACAACTCTTGGAGACTGTGCTGGCGTTGAGGTTGCTGCTGTTAATAAAGTTCCTGCCGCTGGAGGCCATCATTTCCACCACCTCTGCcctcacctcttcttcttcttcttcttcctctccagccTGGTGCCAGTTCAGCTGCACTGGGATGAAGGAGATCAGAATCGATAGTGTCCACGCCACCCCGATCATGACAAACGCCACCCGGTGAGTCATCTTTCGCTCATACTTGAACGGGCTGGCGATGGCCCAGTAGCGGTCCACACTGATTATGCACAGGTTCAAGATGGAGGCAGTGGAGCACATAATGTCAAAGGCTATCCAGACCCCGCAAAAACGTCCGAACAGCCACGTGCCAGTCACCTCTGTGATGGCCTCCCAGGGCATCACCAGCACGGCCACAAACAGGTCAGACACAGCCAAAGAGATGACAAAGAAGTTGGTGACTTTGGAGCGCAGGTGGCGGAATCTGACCACGGCGGCGCACACCAGCATGTTTCCGAGCAGCGTGGACACGATGAGCAGGAAGAGGACGCAGCCGATGAGGACGCGTAGTCCACCGCTCCCTCCACCGCTGCCTCCGTCCTCTTCTTCgtcgtcgtcctcctcttcctcgccgGCCGTCCCATCCAGCTCCGACAGAACTTGGGTGAAATTACTCCACGTCGTAtagttttccattttctttcctcAGAAAAAGAGCGATTACACGTGGCAACCGGCAATTAATACCCACACGTAaaactgcttttcttctttccagcagctccagacacaCAAACCATCCTCTGACCTCCCAGTGAAGAATAACAACAGTACCCTAATAATGAAAAGGTGGCTGTCTTTAATAAAATTCCTGTTTGAGTTTAGCTTGCAAGCGTCTTTATAAAAGAAGATCCTGACTCCGGACGTCAGAAGCGCAAAGCAATGTCCAGAAGAGCGCTGCGCAAGTATTTATCCTCacaactgtaaatgtttttaaagattaaaaaaaaaaacagaactgtgACAATAAATTAATAGCGGTGAGACTATAAAATCCCGTCGAAGGTCAGTGTCTTCACAAAGGGGGGAAAGGTCTCAGTCCCGGTTTTTCGTCTGACTCACAGTGGACTCACCTCTCTTGAGTGTGACGTGCTCCGTCTCCCAGTCAGGTGGAAGCTGCTGCGGGGCAAAGCACCTCCTCACAGGTAATAGATTACTGTCACCAGTTCAGTGTAGAGCCTATCAGTCTCAGATACTATCAAACGATTCATGTCCGAGGATAGCACTGATGGCACTGTTGCTTTCGTGTGCCTCTCtaagaaataaacaagaaaaacaaaaaaaaaaaaaaggagatgaaTATGCCTGTTTAAAGGGGAAgtttgtttatgtatttttaaaatttaatctTGTGGTCAGAAAAGGAGCGAGATAACAGTGAGGTTTTCTTCATTAGGGTAATCTGGCACCACTCCTTTACGCTTTAGGTAATAAGACAATATTAATAAGACAGACTGATTACCATTATAACATTAGTGCACTAATATTTTTCAAGATCATTATTAACTCTGAAATAAACCAGCAGACAGAAagtatcatttattttcttaagcAGCTGGCTAGAAGGCAGAACCACATACTTTCTTTTATTGTAAATCTTCATCATGTTATGATGCGTTCTACTCTGGTGtgatttaattgtattttatgtcACAAACAGACTAGAATAACAATGAGATGATGGACATTGTTGCCCTCAGTCAACATTTGTGAACCTGCAGCAGAACGTGACATGTAACCACAGTGTCCATATCCATCTAAAATGAGTCATATATTCCTATTCTGTGTGTCCTTGAATGCCAGTGGTTCAATCCCCGCTCCAATATTATTGCCCCTCACAGATCAATGCAGTCATGTAGAAGCATCCATTCAATTGTAAAGAATTAAGACCAAAGTATATTTTACAGTACCTCTCAGTTATGTAAAACTAAATTATCATCTCTAAGTGCCTGCGTTATGTGAGAGCCACAAGGTTCCATCCTGGGACCCTTGTTGCTAAGTGCGTCATTGATCTTCCatttgtgtgtgatggtgtgaagACCCTGATAGATGCAAACTGCATGGTCTCATACGCACACGGCAAATACCCTGAACAAAATGCAAATCTGGCATTAGTTGCAAAGTGGCTCAGTTACTCATGTCAGATTCTGAATACTGAGAAAATAGACAGACTTCCATATTTTCCCCCatgaagggttagggttacacaTGGATTATTAGTAATCCATCTTGTCAGGATTAATTTGACATTGTGATGTTATAAAGTTATGATGTTGAATGTACTATTTTGAGTATGTGGGTGAGTGTGCATATGCCCGTATCAATATTAGTAGGCTGTTATTTTGTAGTAAAAATCATTGGGTTCTGTGTGTCATATTTTTTCTCCTGCCCAGATACTACAGATAGAAATTAGCTAGCAGATAAATCTGGTACTAAGCATCTCTTCTCATTGTTTGAGATTAATGTATTTTGTGCATGGTCCCTGATATAAACAAGTTAAAAATTATTATGATATTGTTGTAATGACAGAAATATGTCCTTTTCCAGTAATCATTAATAGCTAATTCTCGTTTAAAACTCCATAAAAGAATAATTAATGGCTCACTAATATTAGACGCATTACTAAAAATGGGCAGCTCTacttgacagaaaaaaacatttaatcaaattacTAATTGATCTGCATGTAATGAGTTTACATCTCTTTGAAAGCACGTGCTGCTTGTACACTTTGGAACAGTTACCATCACATTATTTACGTTACAGACTGCAAAGAGGCCCTCTGCTGGTTGGAGCTGTTTACTACCAAACTGCTGAGAGAAAAGAACTGAGGGATGgatcttctctctccctttacCTCTCTTTAAGTACTTAAACCAAAAAGCATCTCAGTTTTGCATTTCTGGTTTCATCTAGTATAGCATATGgtattagcagtagtattaTCTCTTTTTTGCACCCAACTGTTCACTATGAGAAGTCATATAAAGTATTCTCCACAAGCTCCAGCAGAGTTtgagagaagaaaacatttctgtaaTTTTGTAACATCATCAGAAAATGGTTCAGTTCAGGTTTAGGTGTCAATTGCACTGAATAAAAGAGTGAAGGCGTCTTTTCATTctaacatttaacacaaaaggaaaaatccaTCAGCGAGGACACTTTATACAGGAGCCTTCCGGAGTGAGCACTAATGAAGCAGTCCTGGCAGTCTCAGATCAGGAGAGCATGTTTTTCTAAAACATTTTTGCAAGGAAATGTGTTAGTAGTCCTTGCAATTAATATATGTATTAAGTCCAACAGTGTCAGAACCAGAAAGTCATGAATTTATACCACATTTATTGAGGTGAAGGGCAAAGTCTACTTTGAGGAAACAATGCCACGGCATTTCTTTTCATCGCCCAGAgttaaaaaggcttttattgttttggctaCCTATCACAATGTCACCTCATTTGCATGTTAAACACTGACCTTGGCTTCATTTCCGCGCTAGGGAGTCATATATGTTAACTCTGAAAACATTCAGTAAACTTTTCACAACTTCTTGAAAACTTTCTGTGAAAAGAAGGAAGGCACTCTCACTTAAGCTGAACATCTCAATAGTATAGCTGTCTTGAATGATCACCCTGAATGATTTGAATTGACTTCAACTGCAAAATGCTGCTTGTTATTAGAAACCTCTGAACACCTTCCTGTTATTCTCCTTTATCTGGTTAGCTGCATCTTCTCCTCTGTAATTAATATAGACCTAATATAGATTCAATCTGGATTCAAAATAGATCGAGTAACAGTATAACTGTTTGAAGCTACATTAACCTAAAGTCTGGGTTCAAGGCCTGTTTCACAATAAccaagatgatgaaggtgaatGTGGATGTAGAATTATTGCAATacacctttttcacagcagacattatGACTTGCAGGCACAGCACAGATCTAACCACTAGATGGCGAAACCTGTCTTCTGTTTGTTCAATTTGCTCTTCAAAGTGCTGCTTGAgagttaagacttggttttagaGTTTAGAGTTAGGTATTGATTAGGAAATGGATAATGTAGTGTAAAGGCCATTACAATTACAGAAATATAAGcatttgtgtctgtctgacctTTTGttactatttatatttttgtaaaaatgcaCCAGTATGTCAACATACAAAAGACGCTGGGCACTTTTGAGGTGATCTTTTGTAATCAAAGAACAGAAGAAAGATGTCCCATAATGCTTTTACAATGGGAGATAACCCACTGACCCATCCTGATGTAGAACTTGCTTTGTCTGACCTTGAGAGGAGACTTTTGCTGTGAATAGATAAAAGGCAAACATGGACAAAAGGTCTCCATACTCCTCACACCTGGTATTCTAATATTGATGGACTTACTCATCAAGACTGCAACTGTGATGTGTCTGATGACAATCAGTTCATGCTGGAAATGCCACAAAAAAGGACTCAGGCATTGCTCGGAGTTGTTGGGCAAACCATCCAGAAGCATTATCCTCCTCTAAATTGAGTGAGCACATGGCCACATATGTCCAAGATCCTCAACTTAAGGTACAAGTAAATGGATGGCTTCCTTGGCAAGTACATCAGGTTGTATCAACAGCATTATAGGCTGCATGAAGGCACATTACAGCTgcttaagttaagttaagttccTGTGGCCGTGGAACAAGGACAGCTGTCTGCATTTAAAGGAAGGAACCTTGATGAAATCAAAACTAATCCACAAGATGAAATAGCCTGTAGTTAAACTAGAAAACATTATGAATAAAAAGTTTTAGTGTCCATGTTGAAATTTTGGAGGTACAGGTGCTGGGACGTTTCAGGTTGGTAGCGCTGGTGTTCTAGATGATCGCTGTGGTGTTGTGATTGGTTGCTAGGTGGTAGCTATTGTGTTTTAGATGGTAGCTAGGGTGGTTCTAGGCAGTTGCTAAGGTGCTGCTAAGCGGTAGTTATGGTTTTGTAGGTGTAGCAGTGATGTATATCTTTAACTTTGcttatgtcatttatttatttattttttttatttccaatcCCTTTACCGAATACATTTCTTTACAATACCACAGGAGCGTATTCTGTGGGTTTCCCTCATGTGTTTTAATAGGTATGTCAGATGAAAAGATGCCACTGTTCAGGGAGGTCTCTTGCAAATCGCACACAATTaaagaataattgttttaaaaagttttcacTTTTTGCTTATGAAAGGGTTAGCCTACTCTGGTGTCTGGAAACCACAAGAGTGATAGAGAACAGGGGAATGGAGGATTGAGACAGTACCCCATCGACCACCTAGAAAACACTAGCAACCATGTAAATACTTTTGCTAGTTCTATTACAGGTTGTTCTACTACTGCTTTTCATTTATCTATATTTTCCCTGTTtgtactgctgctactgtcagGAACTGTTGTCATTATAGTCTAATTACAGGTTGATCATGTCACACAAAGGACATGAAGTTACTgtctcattttattcatctcaaaCCAAAAGAAGTGGTCTGAAGAAGAAATCCAGACTTTGGAGAAATTGCTTGTAGACTACATGAATTCTGAGAAGGTTCCAGGTAATGCTCAGTATCTTCAGTGCATTAAGACTTCACCAATAGAACCACAAGAGAGGAGTTGAGAGGGAGTGAAATTTTACGTAAAAAACTGCATTGTCACTCCAAAGCAAGACATTTGTGCACTACTGTTATCAGGCAGAAGATTAAACTGGTATAGCTGGAGTGCCATATCTTGCCTGTTGTCTGTTTGTGATAGGGCACAATAAGAGTAATCCCACCAGAACAGAACAACCTAACAAAAAGTAGTCTTTTTAGATTTAAgaatttttttacatttcatttaatttaactttGCACCGATacctttatttcatttgaaaagcaCTGTCCCATGTGTAACGTCCTTGTCATTAGTCCTCACAATTTAGCAAAgacaagggtgtgtgtgtatgtgtgtatgtgtgtgtgtgtgtgtgtgtgtgtgtgtgtgtgtgtgtgttactgcgtACCTGCACATACCTGAACTTTCAGCATCTTTTTTTATAACTGCTCTAATTCTTTGTGGTTGCTACTGTACACTTTGTTTTTCGCATGTGCTCATTTAATGAGtacctgtgtgcgtgtgtgtgtgtgtgtgttggcatgcaCTTTGCCATGAGGTAAAGGCAGAGTCATCTCTGACGCAGGAAGGCTGATTGGTCTGGACCGCAGCCcgtctcctcctcatctgtaGTTACGCCCGTTGGCAGATCTGGCGGCAACTGACGGTTCAACACCGAGGTGAAGAGTTGAAACTCTaatcactgttttggttttactgctgAGGGACGGGGAGGGCTGTTCAGTGTGTGGGATGTTtctataactgtgtgtgtgtgtgtgtgtgtgtgtgtgtgtacgcttgtctttgtttttgggtatagtttttttctttgaaagaGTGCAGCTTTGCATGTCTGTATACATGCATGTGCAAAACTAAAAAGACTAATATGTGTAATCAATGAAACCAGCTTGTATATGCTGTTAAATCAaatgcctgtatgtgtgtgcatgtgtgaatgtgtgtgtgtgtgtgtgtgtgtgtgtgtgtgtgtgtgtgtgtgtgtgtgtgtgtgtgtgtgtgtgcagtgaattTGAACTTGTGTGAACCCACCATGCAGTCAACTTGACGGTGTGGCTTCATCTGAAGGTGAGCGTCTCTGCCTGTCGGAGGAGTATCACTAACATAAACAGAGTCATGGCTAGCAGGGCGCGGCTCACCTGTGAACTCGTCTGGATAATTAAAAAGAAGCAAAAGCACAAGTGGATTCAAAGTCTGTGTAAACTACACAAAACTTGAAGGAGATGGATTacactttatttttaaacaatTGTGTCATCCGACGGCAAAACAAACCAGTTATTCCTTTCATTTACAGGACCACGTGTTTTAGCCCATTGGCTACACCAACACTTTCAATCACAGCTGACTTTTGGATTGGCTTTCTTCCTTCCAGGCAGAAAAGTTTTAGTTCATTTCAGTACACCACGAAAAACAACTTGTAGAGActtgaaatgtgtttgataTTGAAGGCCATCAAACTGAGCAAGATTTCAccttatgtaaatgtgtttgtaatatttattgtagaattcactttttttttttttttttttacaaccttatttcagttttgtccATCATCTGTATAAGTTCCAATAATGTTTTCCTCACCATGTTATCTGATAAGAGAACCAGTAGAAATGATGGTCAAAATCTATGGAAACAGACAACACAAATTGTGAAATATGAAACCTTTCCATATCTGTTTTACTTTGGACTAATCCGTACTTAGTGAGGTCTGAACCATCTAACATCTCACTTGTTATCTACTAAGAGCAGcctcccacatgagcaaacattttGTGTTGCTATCTTCGTTTCTATTCCATAAACACCTTGAGATTCTGTAAATGACAATCCAGCGACTGGATTGGACTGAATGACTCCAGACTGTTGGATATACTTGTCACAAAAGTGGGGGCGGgttagaagaaagaaaagaaaaaagagtcGATGCTGACCCACTGCTGAACTTTGGGGGAATAATAACCCTGGAGAacaagtgcgtgtgtgtgtgagagagagagagtgtgttgaACACGTTATCGTGGCGGCCATGCTTGTTTTAGATCTTATCCTTGTTTTCACGGTTCATGTG
It includes:
- the LOC139210945 gene encoding D(1)-like dopamine receptor yields the protein MENYTTWSNFTQVLSELDGTAGEEEEDDDEEEDGGSGGGSGGLRVLIGCVLFLLIVSTLLGNMLVCAAVVRFRHLRSKVTNFFVISLAVSDLFVAVLVMPWEAITEVTGTWLFGRFCGVWIAFDIMCSTASILNLCIISVDRYWAIASPFKYERKMTHRVAFVMIGVAWTLSILISFIPVQLNWHQAGEEEEEEEEVRAEVVEMMASSGRNFINSSNLNASTVSKSCVANLNKTYAISSSLISFYIPVVIMIATYTRIYRIAQTQIRRITSLERAAEQAQNQGHSVNRNQQQQHRPNDEASLKSSFRKETKVLKTLSIIMGVFVFCWLPFFVLNCTVPFCDPPCVSDTTFTVFVWFGWANSSLNPVIYAFNADFRRAFATILGCNHICSNNTVEAVNFSDELVSYHHDTTLHKEALIPAQPQQHPCTISSDHLQDMSAQFDEESIISNGSRGHNRLLLLPATVQLEDDPEISLETITPFTSAAGLESDALIPGQIHQDG